A part of Dreissena polymorpha isolate Duluth1 chromosome 13, UMN_Dpol_1.0, whole genome shotgun sequence genomic DNA contains:
- the LOC127854732 gene encoding uncharacterized protein LOC127854732: MMMSAYKAVKDDHLPVYRASIMYGVPKQTLRDRVLNKVKISSRWGKDSLFTHEEEELLVSHLEGLAQVGYGINRSQLNILAGDLAVKLGRRLTDSILSNNWYYAFLRRWTHRLKVIKPRGLSSTRAAAVTQENIDSYFRDLDAILTKYSLKCKPHLIYNLDETGIQPEHRPSKVITGVSSSKTQAVTSPNTGTTTIIACVNAAGTALPPYYVFKGKRTNDDLLKNAAVGANYAMSDSGWVNGEVLMKYLEEHFLKFVQRGSGDISQPILLIYDGHASHVSIDIVNWAREHNVILFVLPPHSSHALQPLDITCFGPFKSIFHNECHLYMAKQRGRVITKYDIADLSGKAY; encoded by the coding sequence ATGATGATGAGTGCATACAAGGCAGTGAAAGATGACCATTTGCCAGTTTATAGAGCATCAATCATGTATGGTGTGCCAAAACAAACACTGAGGGACAGAGTGTTGAACAAAGTCAAGATCAGCTCAAGGTGGGGAAAAGATTCATTATTCACCCATGAAGAAGAAGAACTGCTTGTTAGCCATCTGGAAGGGTTGGCCCAGGTTGGGTATGGCATTAATCGCTCTCAGTTGAACATTCTTGCAGGTGATTTGGCTGTGAAACTGGGTAGACGTTTAACTGACTCCATACTAAGCAACAACTGGTATTATGCCTTCTTGAGACGATGGACACACAGGCTGAAAGTCATTAAACCAAGGGGTCTTTCATCAACAAGAGCAGCCGCTGTCACACAGGAGAATATTGACAGCTACTTCAGGGATTTGGATGCTATTCTTACCAAGTACTCCCTGAAGTGTAAGCCACATCTAATTTATAATCTGGATGAGACTGGCATTCAGCCAGAGCATCGACCATCAAAGGTTATCACAGGAGTTTCGTCAAGCAAAACTCAAGCTGTCACCTCTCCGAATACAGGCACCACAACCATTATAGCGTGCGTAAATGCGGCCGGAACAGCACTACCCCCTTACTATGTGTTCAAGGGAAAACGGACAAACGATGACCTATTGAAAAATGCAGCAGTTGGTGCCAACTACGCCATGTCGGATTCTGGATGGGTAAACGGGGAGGTATTGATGAAGTACCTTGAAGAACACTTTCTGAAATTTGTTCAACGAGGATCAGGTGACATTTCCCAACCTATACTGCTCATATATGATGGCCATGCTTCACATGTCTCCATTGACATAGTCAACTGGGCAAGAGAGCACAATGTCATACTGTTTGTGCTACCCCCACACAGTTCTCATGCCCTCCAACCATTGGACATTACATGTTTTGGGCCGTTCAAGTCTATTTTCCACAATGAATGCCATCTATACATGGCTAAGCAGAGGGGAAGAGTCATTACAAAATATGACATAGCTGACTTGTCCGGGAAGGCTTACTGA